A window of the Gossypium hirsutum isolate 1008001.06 chromosome A03, Gossypium_hirsutum_v2.1, whole genome shotgun sequence genome harbors these coding sequences:
- the LOC107938525 gene encoding uncharacterized protein isoform X2 has translation MGNVGEIEEMQWFSSPDSTTATLPLLSLNHVSFVCKSVSKSVRFYEQVLGFVLIKRPSSFNFEGAWFNRMGTSYRMLEKVDHACLYIHSPKKFQQLHLVGFESIPMIYGLFNYGIGIHLLESESVPTKKEKINPKDNHISFQCSDMEQVIRKLEAMKIEYVTGVVEEGGIQVDQLFFHDPDGYMIEICNCQNLPVLPLTSCTLKLPSSAVPSLYEKRSRETPCSAVATVMMENLLLDMLDISF, from the exons ATGGGAAATGTGGGAGAGATAGAAGAGATGCAATGGTTTTCTTCTCCAGATTCAACAACAGCAACACTGCCATTGTTGTCTTTGAACCATGTTTCTTTTGTCTGCAAATCTGTGAGCAAATCCGTGAGGTTTTACGAGCAAGTTTTGGGATTTGTTCTCATCAAACGCCCTTCTTCTTTCAACTTTGAAGGAGCTTG GTTCAACAGAATGGGAACATCTTATCGGATGCTCGAAAAAGTTGACCATGCATGCCTGTATATTCACTCACCAAAGAAATTTCAACAATTGCATTTGGTGGGATTTGAATCCATACCTATGATTTATGG GTTGTTCAACTACGGTATCGGCATCCATTTGTTAGAATCCGAGAGCGTTCcaacaaagaaagagaaaataaatcccaAAGACAACCATATATCGTTTCAATGCTCCGACATGGAGCAGGTGATTCGAAAACTTGAAGCGATGAAGATCGAGTACGTGACGGGAGTGGTTGAAGAAGGTGGGATTCAAGTGGATCAGTTGTTTTTTCACGATCCCGATGGCTACATGATTGAGATTTGCAACTGTCAAAACCTTCCGGTTCTTCCACTTACCTCTTGCACTCTCAAGCTGCCCAGTTCCGCGGTTCCTTCTTTATACG AGAAACGAAGCAGGGAGACACCTTGCTCTGCAGTGGCGACTGTGATGATGGAAAACTTGCTTTTGGATATGTTGGACATATCCTTTTGA
- the LOC107938525 gene encoding uncharacterized protein isoform X1 — translation MGNVGEIEEMQWFSSPDSTTATLPLLSLNHVSFVCKSVSKSVRFYEQVLGFVLIKRPSSFNFEGAWFNRMGTSYRMLEKVDHACLYIHSPKKFQQLHLVGFESIPMIYGLFNYGIGIHLLESESVPTKKEKINPKDNHISFQCSDMEQVIRKLEAMKIEYVTGVVEEGGIQVDQLFFHDPDGYMIEICNCQNLPVLPLTSCTLKLPSSAVPSLYGTKLSHLIIEGLIQHKTFKRNEAGRHLALQWRL, via the exons ATGGGAAATGTGGGAGAGATAGAAGAGATGCAATGGTTTTCTTCTCCAGATTCAACAACAGCAACACTGCCATTGTTGTCTTTGAACCATGTTTCTTTTGTCTGCAAATCTGTGAGCAAATCCGTGAGGTTTTACGAGCAAGTTTTGGGATTTGTTCTCATCAAACGCCCTTCTTCTTTCAACTTTGAAGGAGCTTG GTTCAACAGAATGGGAACATCTTATCGGATGCTCGAAAAAGTTGACCATGCATGCCTGTATATTCACTCACCAAAGAAATTTCAACAATTGCATTTGGTGGGATTTGAATCCATACCTATGATTTATGG GTTGTTCAACTACGGTATCGGCATCCATTTGTTAGAATCCGAGAGCGTTCcaacaaagaaagagaaaataaatcccaAAGACAACCATATATCGTTTCAATGCTCCGACATGGAGCAGGTGATTCGAAAACTTGAAGCGATGAAGATCGAGTACGTGACGGGAGTGGTTGAAGAAGGTGGGATTCAAGTGGATCAGTTGTTTTTTCACGATCCCGATGGCTACATGATTGAGATTTGCAACTGTCAAAACCTTCCGGTTCTTCCACTTACCTCTTGCACTCTCAAGCTGCCCAGTTCCGCGGTTCCTTCTTTATACG ggactaaattgagccatttaataatagagggactaatacAACACAAGACTTTCAAG AGAAACGAAGCAGGGAGACACCTTGCTCTGCAGTGGCGACTGTGA
- the LOC107938525 gene encoding metallothiol transferase FosB isoform X4, which yields MGNVGEIEEMQWFSSPDSTTATLPLLSLNHVSFVCKSVSKSVRFYEQVLGFVLIKRPSSFNFEGAWLFNYGIGIHLLESESVPTKKEKINPKDNHISFQCSDMEQVIRKLEAMKIEYVTGVVEEGGIQVDQLFFHDPDGYMIEICNCQNLPVLPLTSCTLKLPSSAVPSLYEKRSRETPCSAVATVMMENLLLDMLDISF from the exons ATGGGAAATGTGGGAGAGATAGAAGAGATGCAATGGTTTTCTTCTCCAGATTCAACAACAGCAACACTGCCATTGTTGTCTTTGAACCATGTTTCTTTTGTCTGCAAATCTGTGAGCAAATCCGTGAGGTTTTACGAGCAAGTTTTGGGATTTGTTCTCATCAAACGCCCTTCTTCTTTCAACTTTGAAGGAGCTTG GTTGTTCAACTACGGTATCGGCATCCATTTGTTAGAATCCGAGAGCGTTCcaacaaagaaagagaaaataaatcccaAAGACAACCATATATCGTTTCAATGCTCCGACATGGAGCAGGTGATTCGAAAACTTGAAGCGATGAAGATCGAGTACGTGACGGGAGTGGTTGAAGAAGGTGGGATTCAAGTGGATCAGTTGTTTTTTCACGATCCCGATGGCTACATGATTGAGATTTGCAACTGTCAAAACCTTCCGGTTCTTCCACTTACCTCTTGCACTCTCAAGCTGCCCAGTTCCGCGGTTCCTTCTTTATACG AGAAACGAAGCAGGGAGACACCTTGCTCTGCAGTGGCGACTGTGATGATGGAAAACTTGCTTTTGGATATGTTGGACATATCCTTTTGA
- the LOC107938525 gene encoding metallothiol transferase FosB isoform X3, which yields MGNVGEIEEMQWFSSPDSTTATLPLLSLNHVSFVCKSVSKSVRFYEQVLGFVLIKRPSSFNFEGAWLFNYGIGIHLLESESVPTKKEKINPKDNHISFQCSDMEQVIRKLEAMKIEYVTGVVEEGGIQVDQLFFHDPDGYMIEICNCQNLPVLPLTSCTLKLPSSAVPSLYGTKLSHLIIEGLIQHKTFKRNEAGRHLALQWRL from the exons ATGGGAAATGTGGGAGAGATAGAAGAGATGCAATGGTTTTCTTCTCCAGATTCAACAACAGCAACACTGCCATTGTTGTCTTTGAACCATGTTTCTTTTGTCTGCAAATCTGTGAGCAAATCCGTGAGGTTTTACGAGCAAGTTTTGGGATTTGTTCTCATCAAACGCCCTTCTTCTTTCAACTTTGAAGGAGCTTG GTTGTTCAACTACGGTATCGGCATCCATTTGTTAGAATCCGAGAGCGTTCcaacaaagaaagagaaaataaatcccaAAGACAACCATATATCGTTTCAATGCTCCGACATGGAGCAGGTGATTCGAAAACTTGAAGCGATGAAGATCGAGTACGTGACGGGAGTGGTTGAAGAAGGTGGGATTCAAGTGGATCAGTTGTTTTTTCACGATCCCGATGGCTACATGATTGAGATTTGCAACTGTCAAAACCTTCCGGTTCTTCCACTTACCTCTTGCACTCTCAAGCTGCCCAGTTCCGCGGTTCCTTCTTTATACG ggactaaattgagccatttaataatagagggactaatacAACACAAGACTTTCAAG AGAAACGAAGCAGGGAGACACCTTGCTCTGCAGTGGCGACTGTGA
- the LOC107938524 gene encoding ion channel DMI1, which translates to MRSNGGSGESASTQSPRNPSSQKAERPPVLKKFKAIEPDDPRHTPHFPGPLFPAVRRVTSLPPSSNRRASFDTDADKPSSVGDVTASNLNNIDVVNSLSDRDWMYPSFLGPHAARNRVVTVKAASRQPIRGGGERLVDRVESKVVDEKQQSNTPVNKEEVKIVASQVSTTMTERSSVSSWSARRILRMKLKRYFIFSVIIFSCIYPLTYVIHLRNKVERLEVENINLRRWCSETDVSNYNNEVLQPEDDSSYKIFGNADSKTVALYTVMFTLMMPFVLYKCLDYLPQIKIISKRTNPNKEEVPLKKRIAYMVDVCFSVYPYAKLLALLFATIFLIGFGGLALYAVTDRSLTEALWLSWTFVADSGNHADSIGIGPRIVSVSISSGGMLIFAMMLGLVSDAISEKVDSLRKGKSEVIEKNHMLILGWSDKLGSLLKQLAIANKSVGGGVVVVLAERDKEEMEMEIAKLEFDFMGTSVICRSGSPLILADLKKVSVSKARAIIVLATDENADQSDARALRVVLSLTGVKEGLRGHVVVEMSDLDNEPLVKLVGGDLIETVVAHDVIGRLMIQCALQPGLAQIWEDILGFENDEFYIKRWPELDGMQFEDVLISFPDAIPCGVKVAADNGKIILNPDDSYVLKEGDEVLVIAEDDDTYSPGPLPEVRRVSFPKVPELPKYPERILFCGWRRDIHDMIMVLEAFLAPGSELWMFNEVTEKERERKLIDGGLDISGLENIKLVHREGNAVIRRHLESLPLETFDSILILADESLEDSVVHSDSRSLATLLLIRDIQSKRLPYRDTKSTSLRLAGFTHSSWIREMQQASDKSIIISEILDSRTRNLVSVSRISDYVLSNELVSMALAMVAEDKQINRVLEELFAEEGNEMCIKPAEFYLFDQEELCFYEIMIRGRQRQEIVIGYRLANSERAIINPPKKSEQRKWSLDDVFVVISSGS; encoded by the exons atgagaagCAATGGTGGGTCTGGAGAATCAGCTTCAACTCAATCACCACGAAACCCTAGCTCACAAAAAGCAGAGAGGCCACCGGTACTGAAGAAGTTCAAAGCTATAGAACCGGATGATCCGCGGCACACACCACACTTTCCGGGTCCTCTTTTCCCCGCCGTTCGTCGCGTCACCAGTCTTCCACCGTCGTCAAATCGACGTGCCTCGTTTGATACCGATGCTGATAAGCCGAGTAGCGTAGGAGATGTTACTGCCAGTAATCTTAATAACATTGATGTTGTGAATAGTTTATCAGATAGGGATTGGATGTATCCTTCATTTCTTGGGCCTCATGCGGCGAGGAATCGGGTGGTGACGGTTAAAGCGGCGTCGAGGCAGCCGATTCGAGGAGGTGGGGAACGATTAGTGGATAGGGTTGAAAGTAAGGTGGTGGATGAGAAGCAGCAAAGTAACACTCCTGTCAACAAGGAGGAAGTCAAAATCGTGGCGAGTCAAGTTTCTACGACGATGACTGAGAGGAGTTCGGTGAGTTCGTGGAGTGCGAGGAGGATTCTACGGATGAAATTGAAGCGTTATTTCATCTTTTCAGTG ATCATTTTCAGTTGTATATATCCTTTAACTTATGTAATTCATCTGCGGAATAAAGTTGAAAGACTAGAG GTAGAGAATATTAACCTTCGTCGATGGTGTAGTGAAACCGATGTTAGTAACTACAACAATGAAGTTTTGCAGCCTGAAGATGATAGttcatataaaatttttggtaatgcAGACAGTAAAACTGTTGCTTTATATACCGTGATGTTCACCCTCATGATGCCTTTTGTGCTGTACAAATGTCTTGATTATCTTCCACAAATAAAGATTATATCCAAAAGAACAAATCCTAACAAGGAGGAGGTTCCCTTGAAGAAGAGAATTGCGTATATGGTGGATGTTTGTTTCTCTGTATATCCTTATGCAAAGCTGCTTGCACTCCTTTTTGCAACGATATTTCTTATAGGATTTGGTGGCTTGGCCTTGTATGCTGTCACTGATAGAAGCCTTACTGAAGCTCTTTGGCTTTCATGGACATTTGTGGCTGATTCTGGCAATCATGCTGATAGTATTGGAATTGGTCCTAGGATTGTGTCTGTCTCTATAAGTTCAGGAGGCATGCTGATATTCGCAATGATGCTAGGGCTCGTCTCAGATGCTATCTCAGAAAAGGTTGATTCACTCCGAAAAGGAAAGAGTGAAGTCATTGAAAAGAACCATATGCTAATTCTTGGATGGAGTGACAAATTG ggatCACTTTTGAAGCAACTAGCAATAGCGAACAAAAGTGTTGGGGGTGGAGTGGTTGTAGTACTTGCAGAAAGAGACAAGGAGGAAATGGAGATGGAAATAGCTAAGCTGGAATTTGATTTTATGGGAACATCTGTCATATGCAGGAGTGGAAGTCCTCTGATTCTTGCTGATTTAAAGAAG GTCTCTGTATCGAAAGCACGTGCCATTATTGTCTTGGCAACTGATGAAAATGCAGATCAG AGTGATGCACGTGCCTTGAGGGTTGTGCTCAGTCTAACTGGAGTAAAGGAGGGTTTGAGAGGTCATGTTGTGGTTGAAATGAGTGACCTTGACAATGAGCCCCTTGTAAAGCTTGTTGGAGGAGATCTCATAGAAACTGTTGTTGCACATGATGTGATTGGTCGCTTGATGATACAGTGTGCCCTGCAACCTGGCCTTGCACAG aTATGGGAGGATATATTGGGGTTTGAAAATGATGAGTTTTACATCAAAAGGTGGCCTGAATTGGATGGTATGCAGTTTGAAGATGTGCTCATTTCATTTCCTGATGCAATTCCTTGTGGAGTCAAGGTTGCTGCAGATAATGGGAAGATAATCCTAAATCCAGATGATAGTTATGTACTAAAAGAAGGGGATGAAGTCCTTGTTATAGCCGAGGATGATGACACTTATTCTCCTGGTCCTCTTCCAGAG GTACGTAGAGTTAGCTTCCCAAAAGTACCTGAACTTCCGAAATATCCCGAGAGGATACTGTTCTGTGGCTGGCGGCGTGATATTCATGATATGATTATG gttCTGGAGGCATTTCTCGCCCCGGGTTCAGAACTGTGGATGTTCAACGAGGTtacagaaaaagaaagagagaggaaACTGATTGATGGTGGACTTGATATTTCTGGATTAGAGAACATAAAACTCGTCCACCGTGAGGGAAATGCCGTCATTAGAAGGCACTTAGAAAGCCTGCCTTTGGAGACTTTTGATTCT ATTTTAATTCTTGCAGATGAATCACTGGAGGACTCTGTAGTGCATTCAGACTCTAGATCTCTAGCCACCCTTCTCCTTATTCGAGACATACAG TCGAAACGTCTCCCTTACAGAGATACAAAGTCAACTTCTTTACGGCTTGCTGGATTCACTCACAGCTCTTGGATCCGTGAAATGCAGCAAGCTTCAGATAAATCAATCATCATTAGTGAAATTTTGGACTCTAGGACAAGGAACCTGGTTTCAGTCTCGAGAATCAGTGACTATGTGCTTTCAAATGAGCTTGTAAGCATGGCACTGGCAATGGTGGCTGAAGACAAGCAAATAAATCGTGTTCTTGAGGAGCTTTTTGCAGAGGAG GGGAACGAAATGTGTATCAAACCAGCAGAATTCTACTTATTCGACCAGGAAGAGTTATGCTTTTATGAAATAATGATCAGGGGTCGGCAAAGACAAGAAATCGTCATTGGCTACCGCCTTGCAAACTCCGAACGTGCAATTATCAACCCTCCAAAAAAATCAGAACAAAGAAAATGGTCTCTCGATGATGTTTTCGTTGTCATCTCATCCGGTTCTTGA
- the LOC121222570 gene encoding uncharacterized protein, which yields MNVEQPCRGKGWGDNIQERERNLSSYIMMEEKLMGIIQNIQTNISKLSAKLEVVEEKADHLLESGLDRTDDKNNGVRKSKTAGGENIIDEGKRSIHPIFWWKC from the exons ATGAATGTTGAGCAACCATGTAGAGGGAAAGGGTGGGGAGATAATATACaggaaagagagagaaatttgtCAAGTTACATAATGATGGAG GAAAAACTTATGGGTATTATACAAAATATTCAGACTAACATTTCAAAACTAAGTGCAAAGTTAGAGGTGGTCGAGGAGAAGGCGGATCATCTATTGGAAAGCGGTTTAGATAGAACCGATGATAAGAATAACGGTGTTAGGAAAAGTAAGACAGCGGGTGGAGAGAATATTATAGATGAGGGGAAACGGAGTATTCACCCAATATTCTGGTGGAAATGTTGA